One window of Entelurus aequoreus isolate RoL-2023_Sb linkage group LG06, RoL_Eaeq_v1.1, whole genome shotgun sequence genomic DNA carries:
- the cenph gene encoding centromere protein H isoform X2, producing the protein MAAFSFPPLIRYTGNQRRKRRPHFRAGEFDVNIRPSFNIMDPDMENLNQIVESVVLNDGASSQSDTLPDIMRIKEQMFNQCFEMEVQLNAAGRSKRSCTSSEVERELLENVSELERVKTIHFNRTLALHRMQMWHAITEKLKENNAEAVELKATSDRCMMLCSNIKQLQQESRNLQDDITELQKKRLELKRLMHEKMKDIDNLMVKREHPDAEKYKAALEKGRANLKRYKNMAIMTQNVFRGILFVCRINWMEDPKLRDIAMTLEELPISD; encoded by the exons ATGGCAGCCTTCTCTTTTCCGCCACTGATTCGTTATACGGGAAaccaaagaagaaaaagaagacctCACTTCCGGGCGGGCGAATTTGACGTAAACATACG tcCAAGTTTTAACATTATGGATCCGGACATGGAGAACCTTAACCAAATCGTGGAGAGTGTGGTTCTAAATGATGGAGCCAGCAGCCAATCTGACACCTTGCCAGACATAATGAG AATAAAAGAGCAGATGTTCAACCAGTGCTTTGAGATGGAAGTTCAACTAAATGCAG CAGGGAGAAGTAAGAGATCATGCACTTCATCTGAAGTGGAAAGAGAATT GTTGGAAAATGTCAGTGAGCTGGAGAGAGTCAAGACCATTCATTTTAACCGCACACTGGCTTTGCACAG AATGCAGATGTGGCACGCCATCACCGAAAAACTGAAAGAGAATAATGCAGAGGCGGT CGAGCTGAAAGCCACCAGTGATCGCTGCATGATGCTTTGCTCAAATATTAAACAACTTCAGCAA gAATCAAGGAATCTTCAAGATGATATCACTGAACTCCAGAAAAAAAGACTtg AGCTGAAGCGTCTGATGCATGAGAAAATGAAGGACATTGACAACCTGATGGTGAAGCGGGAGCACCCTGATGCAGAAAAGTACAAAGCCGCCTTGGAGAAAGGTCGAGCAAACCTGAAGAGATACAAAAATATGGCCATCATGACACAGAATGTATTCAGG GGAATTCTGTT
- the cenph gene encoding centromere protein H isoform X1, translated as MSVSRQEVGAIERHQKVRVQEGGRDPRGAAREPEKNNSPSFNIMDPDMENLNQIVESVVLNDGASSQSDTLPDIMRIKEQMFNQCFEMEVQLNAAGRSKRSCTSSEVERELLENVSELERVKTIHFNRTLALHRMQMWHAITEKLKENNAEAVELKATSDRCMMLCSNIKQLQQESRNLQDDITELQKKRLELKRLMHEKMKDIDNLMVKREHPDAEKYKAALEKGRANLKRYKNMAIMTQNVFRGILFVCRINWMEDPKLRDIAMTLEELPISD; from the exons atgtccgtgagcaggcaggaagtcggggcgaTAGAGAGGCAtcaaaaggtccgtgtccaggagggaggtcgagatccaagaggggcagccagagaaccagagaagAACAACAG tcCAAGTTTTAACATTATGGATCCGGACATGGAGAACCTTAACCAAATCGTGGAGAGTGTGGTTCTAAATGATGGAGCCAGCAGCCAATCTGACACCTTGCCAGACATAATGAG AATAAAAGAGCAGATGTTCAACCAGTGCTTTGAGATGGAAGTTCAACTAAATGCAG CAGGGAGAAGTAAGAGATCATGCACTTCATCTGAAGTGGAAAGAGAATT GTTGGAAAATGTCAGTGAGCTGGAGAGAGTCAAGACCATTCATTTTAACCGCACACTGGCTTTGCACAG AATGCAGATGTGGCACGCCATCACCGAAAAACTGAAAGAGAATAATGCAGAGGCGGT CGAGCTGAAAGCCACCAGTGATCGCTGCATGATGCTTTGCTCAAATATTAAACAACTTCAGCAA gAATCAAGGAATCTTCAAGATGATATCACTGAACTCCAGAAAAAAAGACTtg AGCTGAAGCGTCTGATGCATGAGAAAATGAAGGACATTGACAACCTGATGGTGAAGCGGGAGCACCCTGATGCAGAAAAGTACAAAGCCGCCTTGGAGAAAGGTCGAGCAAACCTGAAGAGATACAAAAATATGGCCATCATGACACAGAATGTATTCAGG GGAATTCTGTT